In one Methanobrevibacter arboriphilus genomic region, the following are encoded:
- a CDS encoding KH domain-containing protein, with the protein MPTTEYLKIPQDRIGVLIGTNGETKQKIEKTTHTWLDIDGEEGTVIVSPSEEMEDPLGVWKTNHVVKAIGRGFNPEIALKLNEDDIYLEIIKLTLYVGKSKKALARQKGRIIGKDGRTREIIISMAEVDMAIYGKTVAFIGELENVMVAKEAVEMILNGSQHKSVYGFLESKQSDRKMKEFKSMVGIEDDKIEFRDDLDD; encoded by the coding sequence TTGCCAACAACAGAATATCTTAAGATTCCACAGGATAGAATAGGGGTTTTAATAGGAACAAATGGTGAAACTAAACAAAAAATTGAAAAAACTACTCATACATGGTTAGATATAGATGGAGAGGAAGGAACTGTAATTGTTTCTCCAAGTGAGGAAATGGAAGATCCTCTTGGAGTTTGGAAAACTAATCATGTAGTTAAAGCTATTGGAAGAGGTTTTAACCCAGAAATAGCTTTAAAACTAAATGAAGATGATATTTATTTGGAAATAATAAAACTAACCTTATATGTAGGTAAGTCTAAAAAAGCATTAGCTAGACAAAAAGGGCGTATTATTGGTAAAGATGGTAGAACTAGAGAGATTATAATCAGTATGGCTGAAGTGGACATGGCGATTTATGGTAAAACTGTTGCTTTTATTGGTGAACTTGAAAATGTCATGGTGGCAAAAGAAGCTGTTGAAATGATTCTTAATGGTTCACAACATAAATCTGTTTATGGCTTTTTAGAATCTAAACAAAGTGATAGAAAAATGAAAGAATTTAAATCGATGGTTGGAATTGAAGATGATAAAATAGAATTTCGTGACGATTTAGATGATTGA